The following proteins are co-located in the Thermus thermophilus HB8 genome:
- a CDS encoding tRNA (cytidine(34)-2'-O)-methyltransferase: MLHLVLYQPEIPQNAGNVARTAAALGWPLHLIRPLGFLLSSPKLKRAGLDYWPHVDLRLHDSFAAFLEALPRGARVFAFSARGEASLYEARFREGDYLLFGPESRGLPEEVLARFPTLKIPMPGPVRSLNLAVAVGVAAYEAYRQLTGR; this comes from the coding sequence ATGCTCCATCTGGTCCTCTACCAGCCGGAGATCCCCCAAAACGCCGGGAACGTGGCCCGCACCGCGGCCGCCCTGGGATGGCCCCTCCACCTCATCCGTCCCCTGGGCTTCCTCCTCTCCAGCCCCAAGCTCAAGCGGGCGGGCCTGGACTACTGGCCCCACGTGGACCTCAGGCTCCACGACTCCTTTGCGGCGTTCCTGGAGGCCCTGCCCCGGGGGGCGCGGGTCTTCGCCTTCAGCGCCAGGGGGGAAGCCTCCCTCTACGAGGCCCGCTTCCGGGAGGGGGACTACCTCCTCTTCGGCCCCGAAAGCCGGGGGCTTCCCGAGGAGGTCCTCGCCCGCTTCCCCACCCTAAAGATCCCCATGCCGGGGCCGGTGCGCTCCTTGAACCTGGCGGTGGCCGTGGGGGTGGCGGCCTACGAGGCCTACCGCCAGCTCACAGGGCGATGA